The segment CGACGCCTTCATCGACGCCTATGTGCCGATCCTGGCGCGCCGCAAGGACACGCCCTACGGCGAACGCGAACGCGATTTCCAGTGCTACCGGCGCGGACGCTACGTCGAGTTCAACCTGGTCTTCGACCGCGGCACCCTGTTCGGGCTGCAGTCGGGCGGACGCACCGAGGCGATCCTGATGTCGATGCCGCCCGTCGTCAAGTGGCGCTACGACTGGCACCCGGAAGCGGGCAGTCCCGAAGCGGCGTTGTATACTGACTTCCTCGTGCATCGCGACTGGCTGCAGGCGTGAAGGAAAGCGGTACGGCGTGCGTGGCGCTGCTCGGCGGCAGCTACGATCCGGTGCACATGGGCCATGTCGCGCTGGGCGCGCATTTTTCCAGCCTGCTGCACGCCGATGAACTGCGCGTGATTCCGGCAGGCGCGCCCTGGCAAAAGGATAAACTGGGCGCCACCGGCCAGCAGCGCGCCGAAATGGCCGGCCTTGCCTTTGCCGGCCTGCCCCTGCCCGTGGTGATCGACCGCCAGGAAATCGAGCGCAGCGAACATGGCCAGGCCAGCTACACCATCGATACCTTGCGCCAGGTACGCGCCGAGCTGGGACAGCGCGCTTCCATCGTTTTCCTGATGGGCGCCGACCAGCTGCAGCGGCTCGCGACATGGCGCGAATGGCAGCAATTATTTGAATACGCGCATATCTGCGTCGCGGCCCGCCCCGGCTTCGCGCTGAATGACACAGCAGTACCGCAAGTGGTCGCCGACGCATTTTCGCGCCGCCTGGGGTCTCTGGAAAGCATCCGCAACACGCCGCACGGTCTGACTTATCTGGCACAGGACTTCGCGGTGGATATCTCCGCCACCGAAATACGTGCGGCATTACAACGGGGGAATCGGGCGAACTCGCTTGTTTCCCCGCTAGTGCTAGACTATATTGAACAACATAATTTATACAAAAGCTAAATGGACATCAAAAAACTGCAAACCCTCGTCGTCGACGCCCTTGAAGACGTCAAAGGCCAAGACATCGCCGTCTTCGAAACGAGCCACCTGACCAGCCTGTTCGACCGCATCGCGATCGTCTCCGGTACCTCGAACCGTCAAACCAAGGCGCTGGCCGCCTCGGTGCGCGACAAGGTCAAGGACGCCGGCGGCCAGATCATCGGCATGGAAGGCGAGGACACCGGTGAATGGGTGCTGGTCGATCTGGGCGACATGATCGTCCACATCATGCAAGCGCCTATCCGCGCCTACTACCGTCTGGAAGAAATCTGGGGCGACACCCCGGTCAAGCTGGGCGCCGCCAAGCGCGCGCCGAAAAAAGCGGCCGGCGACGAGCCGAAAAAGGTCAGCGGCCATCTGGCGGCAAGCAAGGCCAATGTGGAAGCGACGCCCGTGATCGAGAAAAAGGCGCCGGCCAAGAAAGCCACGGCCGCCACCGCCGCCAAGAAAGCCCCGGCCAAGAAAGCCGCCGCTTCCAAAGCCGTCGGCAAGACCGTGAAAGTCGCGCCGACCAAGACCGAAGCGGCCGCCGTGAAAGCGCTGAAAGCGCTGCCGGAGAAAAAAGTACGCGCCCCACGCGCGGCCAAGCCGGCAGCCGATGCTGCACCGGCAAAAACCGTGATCAAGCGTATCAAAAAAGTCGAAGCGTAAGCCTCGATGCAGCTCATCATCGCTGCGGTCGGCCATAAAATGCCGGCCTGGATAGAGACGGGCTTCGCGGAATACGCGAAGCGCATGCCACCGGAATTGCGCATCGTGCTGAAAGAAATCAAGCCGGTGGAGCGTTCCGGCAGCAAGACCGCCGCCACGGCGATGGCGCTCGAACGCGAGCGCATCGAAGCCGTCTTGCCCAAGGGCGTGCGCATCATCGCCCTCGACGAACGCGGCAAGGACCTGACCAGCGTCGGCCTGTCGCAGCAGTTGATGGCGTGGCAGCAGGATGGCCGCGACACCGCCTTCCTGATCGGCGGCGCCGACGGCCTCGATCCGCAACTCAAGGCACGTGCCGAAGGCATGCTGCGCATTTCCAGCATGACCCTGCCGCACGGCGTGGTGCGCGTGATCCTCGCCGAGCAGCTCTATCGGGCCTGGTCGATCACGCAAAACCACCCCTATCACCGCGTCTGAACTCCCCCATGAAAACGGCTGATCACAAGATCTACCTCGCTTCCAAAAGTCCGCGCCGGCGCGAACTGCTGCGCCAGATCGGCGTCGATTTCGAATTGCTGCTGCTGCGCAGCGACGGCCCGCGCGGCGCCGACGTCACCGAGGAAGTCTTCCCCGGCGAATCGGCGCTCGACTATGTCGCCCGCGTGTCGAATGAAAAAGCCGCCTTCGCGTGGGACCTGGTGCGCCGCCGCCACCTGACCCCGCGTCCCGTGCTGGCGGCCGACACCACCGTCACCATCGACGGCGTCATCCTCGGCAAACCGGCCGACCGCGCGGAAGCGGTGGCGATGCTGCAGCAGCTGTCGGGCCGCACGCACGAGGTGCTGACCTCGATCGCCGTGCACTACAAGGATTTCGCCGAGCAGCGCACGCAGGTGTCGCAAGTGCGCTTCGGCGTGCTCTCGCCCGCCTCGATCGCCGCCTACTGCGCCACGCCGGAACCGTACGACAAGGCCGGCGCCTACGGCATCCAGGGCAGCGCCGCGCTGTTCGTCGAGCACATCGAAGGCAGCCATTCCGGCATCATGGGCCTGCCCCTGTACGAGACCGCGCAATTGCTGCGTGAAGCGGGTTTGCCCCTGCCCTGATCCCGGGTATGATGTCATTCGTTGCCTCCACTCCCGCGCCCCCATGAACGAAGACATCCTGATCAATATCACGCCGCAAGAAACGCGCGTCGCCCTCATCCTGCAGGGCGCCGTGCAGGAATTGCACATCGAGCGCACGCTCACGCGCGGCCTGGCCGGCAATGTGTATTCCGGCAAGGTGGTGCGGGTATTGCCGGGCATGCAATCGGCCTTCATCGACATCGGCCTGGAGCGCGCCGCCTTCCTGCACGTGGCCGACATCTGGGAAGCGCGCGGCCACGACGGCCAGAACGCCACGCCGGCGCCGATCGAAAAAATCCTCTTCGACGGCCAGGTGCTGACGGTGCAGGTGATCAAGGACCCGATCGGCACCAAGGGTGCGCGCCTGTCGACGCAGATTTCCATCGCCGGGCGCATGCTGGTGTACCTGCCGCAGGATAAACATATCGGCATTTCGCAGAAGATCGAGAAGGAAGCGGAGCGCGAGCAATTGCGCGTGCGCCTGCAAAGCCTGCTGCCGCCCGATGAAAAGGGCGGCTACATCGTGCGCACCATGGCCGAGGACGCGTCCGACGCGGACCTGAAGGCGGACGTCGACTACCTGCGCAAGACCTGGAGCACGATCACGCACGGTGCGCGCACGCGGCCCGCCACGAGCCTGCTGCACCAGGACTTGAGCCTGGCGCAGCGCGTGCTGCGCGACTTCGTCGGCGATGAAACGGCCACCATCCAGGTCGATTCGCGCGAAAACTATGTGAAACTGCGCGAATTCGCGGAAATCTACACGCCCAGCGAACTGACGCGCCTGCAGCACTACACGGGCGAGCGCCCGCTGTTCGATTTATATGGCGTGGAAGAAGAGATCCTGCGCGCGCTGGGCCGCCGGGTCGACCTGAAGTCGGGCGGCTACCTGATCGTCGACCAGACGGAAGCGATGACTACCATCGACGTCAACACGGGCGGCTTCGTCGGCGGGCGCAATTTCGCCGACACGATTTTCAAGACCAACCTGGAAGCGGCGCACGCCATCGCGCGCCAGCTGCGCCTGCGCAACCTGGGCGGCATCATCATCCTCGACTTCATCGACATGGACAACGCCGAGCACCGCAACGCCGTGCTGGCCGAACTGAAACGCACCTTGTCGCGCGACCGCACCAAGGTTTCGGTGAGCAACTTTTCGCCGCTGGGTCTGGTGGAAATGACGCGCAAGCGCACGCGCGAATCGCTGGCCCACATTCTGTGCGAACCGTGCCCCGCCTGCGCCGGCAAGGGCCAGGTAAAAACCTCGCGCACGATCTGCTATGAAATCCTGCGCGAACTGCTGCGCGAAGCCAAGCAGTTCAACCCGCGCGAATTCCGCATCCTCGCCTCGCAGGAAGTCGTGGATCTGTTCCTCGAAGAAGAATCGCAGCACCTGGCCATGCTGGGCGACTTCATCGGCAAGAAAATCTCGCTGCAGGTGGAGAATGCCTACCATCAGGAGCAGTACGACGTGATTTTGATGTGACTTCTTATAAGTAATTGAATTAACCACATAAATTTGACATATCGATCAAGATTCGCGAATAATCAGCGAGTGCAACGGTGCGGGCATTGCCACCAAAAATCGGATGGGATAGGCCGGCATCGCGCTGGTGGCGATCTGGGCAAGCTCGCCGTCGTGGAGGAACTGGCGCCGTCACAACGTCACGGTTCAACGGCAGCTAACGCTTCATCTAATCTCGGTAGCAAATACCGTGTCCGCAATGTTTACCTTCGTCGCTAGCGCATGAGTGTATATGGGCATCTCATGCTCTGTCTGGGCAAGCCAGAGGTGTGTGTCGCGACATGTGTTGTGAATTATAATTACGCCATGTGTTTGTGTATCCGGCAGTCATCAAGGCTATTACGTAAAGCCCTAAGCAGAGGCAACTGTTTTTGCATCCAAGACTGTTGACTTTTTAATCTTTTACAATCATTTCTTGGTACTCGATTAAAGTGCAAAAAATTAATACAAGATCGATTTTCATCAAGTGATATCGACCTTAAGCGCCCTCAGTCTTGAGTTGTCGCTGTACGTCATGAATGCGATATCGACTGAGAGAATTTACGCAAGGCAACTACCCATATCCCAACGGCAAGCATATTGCTGGTGTTGCTGCAGCGTCAAAGAGAAATTAACTGAAGAAAATAAGAGAGAGTTATGCGTTTAGTTCCAACAATTTTATGCGGTGGTGTGGGCTCGCGCCTTTGGCCTGTCTCCCGTGATCTGCATCCAAAACCTTTCATTCGCCTGGCGGATGGACAAAGCCTTTTGCAAAAAGCCTTCCTGCGTGGCGCAGTGTTACCAGATGTCGAGGAAATTCTGACCGTCACCAATCGTGAACTATTCTTCAAGACCAAAGACGAATTCGGTGAAGTCAATCAGACACAGCTACCGACTTCATTTATCCTCGAACCCTTTGGCCGCAATACCTCAGCAGCCATTGCAGCTGCATCACTCCATGTATCCGAGACGTATGGTGCTGATGCCGTCTTGTTGGTTCTGGCCGCAGATCATCTGATCGCTGATCAAGCAGCGTTCGTCGACGCCGTCGCTGACGCAGCCGTACTTGCGCAGCAGGGTAATCTGGTCACGTTTGGCATCCAGCCAGATGCGCCTGAAACCGGCTACGGCTACATTGAGGCAGAGGGCAGCAAGGTGTTGCGCTTCGTAGAAAAGCCATCGCATGAGAAAGCTGTAGAGTATCTCCAGTCCGGGCGATTTTTGTGGAACTCCGGTATGTTTTGCTTTACTGCCGGCAGCATGTTGGAAGCAATGGAGCAGTACTGTCCAGACATTCTCTTGACGACGCGCACATGTATGGCGCAGGCCCGTAGTGTCGAAGGCAAGGGCGTGAAGGAAATCGAACTTGATTCCGGCAGCTTTGCAAAAGTTCCTGACAACTCCATCGACTATACCGTCATGGAAAAATCAAGCAAAGTTGCAGTGGTTCCGTGTAACATTGGCTGGAGCGATATTGGCTCTTGGAGCGCACTGGCCGACCTTTCCGCGCCAGATGCGAACGGCAATCGCATCGATGCTCAGGCATTCTTGCATGATGTTACTAATTGCTATATCCACAGCGACAAACGAGTCATTGGTGCGGTCGGCATCGATAATCTCATCATCGTCGATACTCCCGATGCCTTGCTCGTGGCCGATAAATCTCGCACGCAAGATGTCAGGCATCTCTATGCAAAACTGAAATCGCAAGGGCACGATGCACACAAACACCATCTCACGGCGCACCGTCCATGGGGCACTTACACCGTGCTTGAAGAAGATGCCAGCTTCAAGATCAAGCGCATCGAGGTAAAACCCGGTGCCTCTTTATCGCTGCAAATGCACCATCATCGCAGCGAGCACTGGATCGTAGTCAGTGGCATGGCGAAAGTGGTCAATGGTGATACTGAACTGTTCGTCAGAACTAATGAATCCACTTATATTCCTGCGGGCCACAAACACAGGCTGGAGAATCCGGGTATGCTAAGTCTTGTGATGATCGAAGTACAAAGCGGCGAATACCTTGGGGAGGACGATATCGTGCGCTTCCAGGATACTTATGGACGCGTCTAAGGAGTTTCACCAGCTACAACGCTGACTCTTATCAGCGGCGGGCGATCACATCAATGCAAAGATCGTCTACCGCATCTGCCGCGCTTATGCTCCGTTCATGCAGCGGTAACGGCCGTTATCGACACCGATGTGCATCTGCAAGAAGGTCATACCCTCTACCTGCCGCTATATGCACCAGCAAGTGCAGGGACAATCTGGGCAGGCCGGCGTACTTAGCCAAGCGCTAACCGGCCGAAGCGACGACGCATAAAAACCAATATATCAACCTTCCGTCAATTCGCCCACGGACGCTGCCGCTAGTCCGGCTGCCGCCGGGATTAGTATCCCATTTGACTCGAATATCGATAGCAGCATCCGCGCGGCAGCGAACAGTTGCAAAAGTTATCTACGTGCGAGACCGATACACTCAATTGCTCCGGTCGCGTTTTTTGAGGAGGTTCATCCGTATATCGGCCCAGCTCAGGCAGGATCGAGGTAAAACACGGCATACACCTTCAAGGGCGTCGTTTCCGTCGCCTTTTCCGAGCGCACGACGGAGCAATCGTCGGCGGCCAGGCTGCGCCAGTTCTGGATGCCGGCCTTGGCGAACATGGCGTGCGCGGGAGCATTCGCGGCCAGGTCCAGCACCAGGCAGGCGTTGCGCGGGCCGGCGCCATAGTTGACGGCGCGGATCTCGATGCCGAAGGTCGTCATCCACGGTTCCCACAAGCCCTTTTCCTTGCCGGCCGCGATGCGCTCGAGCATCTCGCCGAACGTCAAACCTTTTTTGACGGTATCGCGCAGTGCTTGCAGCGATGGCGCCAGGCGCGGGTCGGGCTGCTTGTTGCCGGCGCGAATCTCGGCGATCGCCTTCAGTTCCTTGATGATGGCCGCATCGCGCTCCGTATAGTCGCGCATGCGCGCGTAGAAGTCGGCGTCCAGGAAGGGATTGACGGTCAGCTTGGCGACGCCCTCTTCGCGGCGTTTGGGGGAAGGCGTATTGGTTTTGGTCATGGCGGTAGAGGGCAAGAGAAACGATGAGGGGCGCCAGTTTAACATCATGGCGCGCCGGCGGCGGCGTCAGCGCCGCTTTAATGTTGCGCCCGGCGGGTGCGGGGCGGCCACGGTGGCGCGCGCGCCAGGGCGCATGAAGCCGCGCCGCGGCCCGAACAGGAGGACGGCGCCCGCATACAGTCCCGCCAGGGGAAAGCGCACTTCCCTGAGCAACTGGTGGAAAATGGCGATCGACTGCGCGCGGGTGACGGGAATGTCGGCGCGCCACTGGCACAGCACGTCATGCACGAGGCTGGCGTGATAGGTCGCCGGCAAGCCCAGGTGTTGCGCGCCATCGGGCGTGCCCACATAAAACAGGCCGAGCACGCTGATACAGGGCGAACAGCCATCCCAGGCATAGCCGGTGCGGATGCGGATCGCCGATTCGCGGATGGTGACCCACTCGTTTTCAAACTCTATGCCGTCAAGCAAGGGCGAACAATAGCCATAGTCGCTGTCCAGCGCATAGCGCCAGGCGTTGCCGGGCATGCCGAAGTTCTTCGGCATCAGCGGCCTCCCTGCCGGGCTTGCGTTGCTGTCGGTTGCATGGCGTTGTCTTGATAATTATCAATATCAAGATTTAAACATACTCCAGCAAAAGAAGCACAACAAGTGGCAGACTCAGGCGCGCGGCGCGGCCGTCGATTCGCGCACCACCAGTTCGGGTTTCAGGCGCACGTCGAGCACCGGCGAATCGGGCGAGTCTATGGTTTGCAGGATCAGGCGGGCCGCTTCCGTGCCAATGCCGTGGTGGCGGATGCGGATGGTGGTGAGAGGGGGACGGATCATGTCCATGTAGGGCATGTCGTTGTGCCCCACGACGGAAATATCTTCGGGACAACTCAAGCCCAGCTCGCGGATGGCGTCGTAGCAGCCGAGGGCCACCAGGTCGCTACCCGTCACCACGGCCGTCGTTCGCGGCGAATGGCGCAACAGTTCCAGCAATGCCTCCTTGCCGCATTCGCGCGAATAGCCGCTGCTTTCAAAGACGAACGCTTGCGAGGGATCGAGTTCGCTGGCCTGGATGGCGGCCAGGAAACCGAGGCGGCGCACGTGGCCCGTGGACAAATTTTCCGGGCCGGCGATGTGCGCGATATGGCGGTGGCCCAGCGCCAGCAAGTGTTCGACGGCCAGGCGCATGCCGACCACGTCGTCGCTGACGACGCAGGAGGCGACGCCGTTTTCATCGCTGCGGTTGACTGTGACGACGGGTACGTTCTGGTCGATGCACATCTTGATGACGGGATCGTCGCGGCGCGCCGTGGCCAGGATCAGGCCATCGACCTGCTGCCCCAGCAGGCGGTTGATGACGAACAGCTGCTCTTCCTCGTCGGCGCCCACGTTGGTGACGATGGCCAGGTAGCCATGCTTGCGCAAGCCTTCTTCGATGCCCAGCAGGATCGGCGGGAAAACAGCGTTGGTAATGTCGGGCAAGACCACGCCGATGATGCGCGACTTGCGCGTCACCAGGGTGGAGGCGGCGCGGTTGGGCCGGTAGCCGAGCCGGCCCGCTTCGGCCAGCACGCGCGTGGCCACCTCGGCGCTGACCATTTGCCGCGTTGCCGGGTTCATCACGCGCGACACGGTGGAAAAGTGCACGCCGCTGGCCCGCGCAACGTCGCTTAAGGTGGGGTTCTTGTTTGTCATGGGCTTCCCGGATAGCAATAGCGTGATTTTATCGCAAAAAATGCCCATTCCGTCAAAAACCGAGCAAACGCTTGCATTGAATTAATGCCACTGCCCAAAGCGGTTTTGTTGTGCTTAAGTACAATCCAGCCTTGACATCGTGCAAACGCTTGCATACCATGGCTCGGACTTACCACTCGGGCCTGGTTGCCCTTCCCAGAATTCCTATGTCTACTTCGCACAGCAAGCACGCCGAACAGAACGGCGAGACCTTCAACCTGAAAGAAGCCGCCCTCGCCTATCACGCGGAACCCCGCGCAGGCAAGATTTCCGTCACGCCAACCAAACCGCTGGGCGACGCGCGCGCCCTGACCCTGGCGTACTCGCCGGGCGTGGCGTTTGCCTGCGAAGCCATCGTGGAAGATCCGCGCACGGCCGGCACCTACACCTCGCGCAGCAACCTGGTGGCCGTGATCACGAATGGTACGGCCGTGCTGGGCCTGGGCGATATCGGCCCGCTGGCCAGCAAACCGGTAATGGAAGGCAAGGCTTGCCTGTTCAAGCAGTTCGCCGACGTCGACGTGTTCGACATCGAACTGGCCGAGAACGATCCCGACCTGTTCATCGACACCGTCGTGCGCATGGAGCCGACCTTCGGCGGCATCAACCTGGAAGACATCAAGGCGCCCGACTGCTTCTATATCGAGCAGCAATTGCGCAAGCGCATGAACATTCCCGTCTTCCACGACGACCAGCACGGCACGGCCATCATCGTCGCGGCCGGCATCCTGAACGGCCTGGAACTGGTGGGCAAGGACATCGGCAACGTCAAGGTGGCCGTCTCGGGCGCGGGCGCCGCCTCGATCGCCTGCCTGGACCTGCTCGTCTCGCTGGGCCTGAACAAGTCGCTGCTGAAAGTATGCGACAGCCAGGGCGTGATCTACCCGGGCCGCGATGCCAACATGGAAGAGAACAAGGCGCGCTACGCGAATGACACGAGCGACCGCGACCTGGCCGATGCCATGGTCGGCGCCGACATCTTCATCGGTGTCTCGAAGGGCGGCGTGGTGAGCGCGCAGATGGTCGAATCGATGGCCGCCAAGCCGCTGATCTTCGCGCTGGCCAATCCGCACCCGGAAATCGCCCCGGAAAAAGTGCACGCCGTGCGCGACGACGCCATCGTGGCCACGGGCCGCTCGGACTACCCGAACCAGATCAACAACGTGCTGTGCTTCCCCTACATCTTCCGCGGCGCGCTCGACGTGGGCGCCACCACGATCAACGAAGAAATGAAGCTGGCCTGCGTGCGCGCCATCGCCGCGTTGGCCAAGGAGCCGCTGCCGGGCCACGAGAGCAGCGCCCTGACGCCATTGCAACTGATCCCGTCGCCATTCGACGAGCGCCTGCGCAGCTGGGTCGCGCCTGCCGTGTCGCAGGCGGCGATTGCCACGGGCGTCGCGACGCGCGTGCCAGCGGTTGCCTGATCGGCACAAAAAAGATTCGCCATAGTTAGCAAAGTTACATTAAGTTACCATTGCTTACAAAAAAAACCATGGCCAAAACCATGGTTTTTTCGTTTATATCCTTGGGTTTGGCCAGATAGTTCTAAAAAAGCAATTTGCACGTCGGCGTTTTTGCATGAACCTTCGATTACAATGACGTCTACTTTATGTTGTTACAGTTGCCATAACGGCGATGATGTGTTCCCAAGGATATTCATGCTCGGCCTGACTTCTGTTTGTGTCTTTCTTTTCTCAGCGTTGGCGCTGGCCTTCAACAGCGGATATTCACTCGGCGCCTTGGTTCTTCTGCTAGCCAGTACCTATCTGCTCTGGAAACGTCCACGCCTGAATCTGCAACGTCGCGATTACCTGTTGCTCGGCACCCTGCTGTTGTATTTCTCCATTTTCACAGCCAATATGCTGTACCACGCCGACCCGGCACGCGAACTCGACATCCCGCTGCGCGCGCTGCTGGCCACTCCTGTATTGCTGTTACTGCTCGCCTATCCGCCTCGCGCGGCTGCCTGGTGGGGTGGCGTGGCCATCGGTGCCATCGCAGGAGCGGCACTTGCGTTTTGGCAATTGACCGTACTGCACATGGAACGTCCGCAGGCGGCAACCAGCAACGCCATTCACTTTGGCAATGCCAGCATGCTGCTGGGCATGCTGGCCCTATGCGGGCTGAGCTGGGCTCGTGAACAGCGCCATCGCAGAGTTTGGACGACACTATTGCTCACCGGTGCCTTGGCTGGCATCCTCGGCTCCATCGTCAGTGGCAGTCGCGGCGGTTGGCTGGCATTGCCCGTGTGCGGATGCATATTTGCCGCCCAGTATTCGAAAGGCCGAGGCAAGCACTATATGGCCGGCCTGCTGACATTATTCATAGCGGTAGCCGCGCTCGCATACTCGCTTCCAAATTCGCCTGTGCGTGAACGTGCAATCATTGCCATTGATGACTTGAAAAAATTTGAGTACAACGGCAATGTCAGCACATCAATCGGGCAACGGATAGAGATGTGGCGGACGGCAATAGCCTTGTCAGATAAAAATATATGGTTCGGCATGGGGCGCAATGGCTACCTGGCCGCGAAACAGCAACTGGTGGCAGAGGGAAGCATGAGCAAGACGGTGCTCGACCATACCAATGCGCACAATGACTACTTCGATGCCCTGGTCAAGCGCGGCACTTTCGGCCTGCTAACGCTGCTCGCACTATTCTTTATACCGCTGACGCTATTTGCGCGCGCATTGCGTCACAGTCCGCCCGCAGCCCGTCCGTATGCGTTGGGTGGTGTCATCCTTTGTACCTGCTACCCGATTTTTGGATTAACGACGAGCTCGTTAACCCTAAATATCGGCATCATCATGCTCGTCTTCCCGATGGTGATACTGTGGGCTCTGTTGCGCCAGCAAGAGCGCACTGCCTGAGTTCGTTTTCCGCCTGACCGTTTTTGCCGCCCCCTGCAAGGAACCATACCGATGCTCACGCCCGACCTGAAGCGCCTCACCGCGCTGCACGCGCCCTACAAGAAACACCTGGGCATGGCCCTGCTGGCGATGGTCGTCACGGCGGGCACGGAACCGCTGCTGCCGTATGCGCTCAAACTGCTGCTCGACAATGGCTTTGGCGGCAAGGTGAGTTTTTCCTTCTGGCTGGTGCCGCTGATCGTCATCGGCATCTTTGCCATGCGCGGCGCATCGACGTTTGCCAGCAGCTACCTGATGAGCTATGTCTCCACGCGCATCCTCAACGAATTGCGGCGCAGGATGTTTGCCAGCATGCTCAACTTGCCCATCGACTTCTACAACACGCACACGGTGGGCAAAGTCATCAACTCCATCATGTTTGAAGTGCAGCAGATCATCGAGATGGTGACCAAGGTGTTTACTTCGATCGTGCGCTCCTCGCTGACCGTGCTGGGCCTGCTGGCGTGGCTGCTGTACCTGAACTGGGCACTGACCCTCGTCACCCTGGTGCTGCTTCCCGTACTGACCATCGTCGTGCGCACCACGGGCAAGCGCCTGAAAAAACTCAACCGCGATTCGCTGGCCGTCAATGCCGAGCTGACCCAGGTCATCGAGGAAACCACGCGCGCCCAGCAAGTGATCAAAATCTTCGGCGGCCAGGCCTACGAGAAAGCCCGCTTTGAAGAGCGCGCCGAGCAATTGCGCCGCTACAGCATGCGCATGACGACGACCTTTTCCGCCACCGTGCCCATCACGCAAGTGATCACGGCCGCGGCCGTGGCCCTGGTCATCGTCATGGCCCTGTTCCAGTCCGAGCAGGGGCAAATCACGGTCGGCGGCTTTGTTTCCTTCATCACGGCCATGCTGATGCTGCTGACACCGTTGAAACAGCTGGCCGAAGTCAACGGCCCCCTGCAGCGCGGCATGGCCGCCGCCGAGGAAGTCTTCCTGCTGATCGACAAGACACCGGAACGCACGGGCGGCAAGCCGCTCGCTGGCCGCAGCAAAGGCCACATCGAGTTCAAGGACGTGAGCTTTGCCTACCCCGGACATCCGGAGCCGGCCCTGCAGCACATCGACCTGAACATCGCGCCAGGACAAACGGTCGCCTTCGTCGGCATGTCCGGCGGCGGCAAATCGACCCTGGTCAGCCTGCTGCCCGGCTTTTACTCGGCCAGCAGCGGTGAAATCTTGCTCGACGGACAAAATATCGATGCCATCGCCCTGAGCAGCCTGCGCAGCCAGATCGCCATGGTCAGCCAGCAAGTGGTGCTGTTCGACGATACGCTGGCCGCCAACATCGCGTATGGGGATGCGGCACCGGACCGCCAGCGCGTCGAAGCGGCCGCTGCGGCCGCCTTCCTGTCGGACGTCATCGACGGTTTGCCCGACGGTCTGGAAACGCGCCTGGGCGACAACGGCTCGCGCCTGTCCGGCGGCCAGCGCCAGCGCGTGGCCATCGCCCGCGCAATCTACAAGGATGCGCCCATCCTGATCCTCGATGAAGCCACCTCGGCACTGGATACGGAGGCGGAACGGGCCGTGCAAGCGGCCCTGGAGCACCTGATGCAAGGAAAAACCACCTTAGTTATTGCTCATCGGCTATCAACAATTGAACGCGCGGACCGTATCGTGGTATTGTCACATGGGAAAATAATGGAAACCGGCAGTCACCAGCAATTATTGGA is part of the Janthinobacterium sp. 67 genome and harbors:
- the rng gene encoding ribonuclease G yields the protein MNEDILINITPQETRVALILQGAVQELHIERTLTRGLAGNVYSGKVVRVLPGMQSAFIDIGLERAAFLHVADIWEARGHDGQNATPAPIEKILFDGQVLTVQVIKDPIGTKGARLSTQISIAGRMLVYLPQDKHIGISQKIEKEAEREQLRVRLQSLLPPDEKGGYIVRTMAEDASDADLKADVDYLRKTWSTITHGARTRPATSLLHQDLSLAQRVLRDFVGDETATIQVDSRENYVKLREFAEIYTPSELTRLQHYTGERPLFDLYGVEEEILRALGRRVDLKSGGYLIVDQTEAMTTIDVNTGGFVGGRNFADTIFKTNLEAAHAIARQLRLRNLGGIIILDFIDMDNAEHRNAVLAELKRTLSRDRTKVSVSNFSPLGLVEMTRKRTRESLAHILCEPCPACAGKGQVKTSRTICYEILRELLREAKQFNPREFRILASQEVVDLFLEEESQHLAMLGDFIGKKISLQVENAYHQEQYDVILM
- the rsfS gene encoding ribosome silencing factor; the protein is MDIKKLQTLVVDALEDVKGQDIAVFETSHLTSLFDRIAIVSGTSNRQTKALAASVRDKVKDAGGQIIGMEGEDTGEWVLVDLGDMIVHIMQAPIRAYYRLEEIWGDTPVKLGAAKRAPKKAAGDEPKKVSGHLAASKANVEATPVIEKKAPAKKATAATAAKKAPAKKAAASKAVGKTVKVAPTKTEAAAVKALKALPEKKVRAPRAAKPAADAAPAKTVIKRIKKVEA
- the nadD gene encoding nicotinate-nucleotide adenylyltransferase, which codes for MALLGGSYDPVHMGHVALGAHFSSLLHADELRVIPAGAPWQKDKLGATGQQRAEMAGLAFAGLPLPVVIDRQEIERSEHGQASYTIDTLRQVRAELGQRASIVFLMGADQLQRLATWREWQQLFEYAHICVAARPGFALNDTAVPQVVADAFSRRLGSLESIRNTPHGLTYLAQDFAVDISATEIRAALQRGNRANSLVSPLVLDYIEQHNLYKS
- the rlmH gene encoding 23S rRNA (pseudouridine(1915)-N(3))-methyltransferase RlmH codes for the protein MQLIIAAVGHKMPAWIETGFAEYAKRMPPELRIVLKEIKPVERSGSKTAATAMALERERIEAVLPKGVRIIALDERGKDLTSVGLSQQLMAWQQDGRDTAFLIGGADGLDPQLKARAEGMLRISSMTLPHGVVRVILAEQLYRAWSITQNHPYHRV
- a CDS encoding mannose-1-phosphate guanylyltransferase/mannose-6-phosphate isomerase, which produces MRLVPTILCGGVGSRLWPVSRDLHPKPFIRLADGQSLLQKAFLRGAVLPDVEEILTVTNRELFFKTKDEFGEVNQTQLPTSFILEPFGRNTSAAIAAASLHVSETYGADAVLLVLAADHLIADQAAFVDAVADAAVLAQQGNLVTFGIQPDAPETGYGYIEAEGSKVLRFVEKPSHEKAVEYLQSGRFLWNSGMFCFTAGSMLEAMEQYCPDILLTTRTCMAQARSVEGKGVKEIELDSGSFAKVPDNSIDYTVMEKSSKVAVVPCNIGWSDIGSWSALADLSAPDANGNRIDAQAFLHDVTNCYIHSDKRVIGAVGIDNLIIVDTPDALLVADKSRTQDVRHLYAKLKSQGHDAHKHHLTAHRPWGTYTVLEEDASFKIKRIEVKPGASLSLQMHHHRSEHWIVVSGMAKVVNGDTELFVRTNESTYIPAGHKHRLENPGMLSLVMIEVQSGEYLGEDDIVRFQDTYGRV
- a CDS encoding Maf family protein, producing MKTADHKIYLASKSPRRRELLRQIGVDFELLLLRSDGPRGADVTEEVFPGESALDYVARVSNEKAAFAWDLVRRRHLTPRPVLAADTTVTIDGVILGKPADRAEAVAMLQQLSGRTHEVLTSIAVHYKDFAEQRTQVSQVRFGVLSPASIAAYCATPEPYDKAGAYGIQGSAALFVEHIEGSHSGIMGLPLYETAQLLREAGLPLP